A single region of the Mycoplasma mycoides subsp. mycoides SC str. PG1 genome encodes:
- a CDS encoding DUF2130 domain-containing protein translates to MEKDLINEYNKKFESTTIEISDLKATNKTLIEKLENNKKEFEQLISQKLELESNIKLLNEKLNQQEKLIKLQLENQYNILLNKQKEQFEQQINQLKKWFNKNTYELENKDWKHKSELTELITTKNNKNNKNNRINKLEQDLEFIKREKLTKNIKLVGEELENYCLNQFNEASMFAFKTSTLIKDNIVIKNEDDLKGTKGDFIFKVYAEKEKQNLLLSVMCEMKSEQLNSHNKKKSIFITVYLLFFFFVNSKRKERKVYEKYLKVFKCDYFNSNYKFISDKLYIANKRNDKKNWKPNPNS, encoded by the coding sequence ATATAATAAAAAATTTGAATCAACAACTATTGAAATTTCAGATTTAAAAGCTACTAATAAAACACTTATTGAAAAATTAGAAAACAATAAAAAAGAATTTGAACAATTAATTAGTCAAAAATTAGAATTAGAATCAAATATTAAATTATTAAATGAGAAATTAAATCAACAAGAAAAATTAATTAAATTACAATTAGAAAACCAATATAATATTTTATTAAACAAACAAAAAGAACAATTTGAACAACAAATTAATCAATTAAAAAAATGATTTAACAAAAATACATACGAGTTAGAAAATAAAGACTGAAAACATAAAAGTGAACTTACTGAATTAATAACTACAAAAAATAATAAAAATAATAAAAATAATAGAATTAATAAACTAGAACAAGATTTAGAATTTATTAAAAGAGAAAAACTAACTAAAAATATTAAATTAGTTGGTGAAGAATTAGAAAACTATTGTTTAAATCAGTTTAATGAAGCATCAATGTTTGCTTTTAAAACATCAACTTTAATAAAAGATAATATTGTTATTAAAAATGAAGATGATCTAAAAGGAACTAAAGGTGATTTTATTTTTAAAGTTTATGCTGAAAAAGAAAAACAAAATCTTTTATTAAGTGTAATGTGTGAAATGAAATCAGAACAATTGAATTCACATAATAAAAAGAAAAGTATTTTTATCACAGTTTATTTACTTTTTTTTTTTTTTGTAAACTCAAAAAGAAAAGAAAGGAAAGTATATGAAAAATATCTTAAAGTTTTTAAGTGTGATTACTTTAATTCCAACTACAAGTTTATTAGTGATAAGTTGTACATCGCAAACAAAAGAAACGACAAAAAAAACTGA